A segment of the Elaeis guineensis isolate ETL-2024a chromosome 6, EG11, whole genome shotgun sequence genome:
GTTGGCCAGTCCCTTGTCACTTTGAGTTCTTCGGACTTCCTTGCTGCTCATACAGCGACTCGGAGGATTCTTTTGATTTCTTGAGAGCCCCCAATCTTGGAGTTTGTCAAGGTCAAGTTTGATGGCAGTGTGAGGGATAGCAGAGATGGTGTAGGCTACGTCATCCGAGACTCGAATGCGGCTACTGGGGACTCATCCCTTTTTGAGCAATCGATCTCTAATGTGGAGCTTCATATCGTTTGGACTGGTATTATCTACACATATCAGGAGCTGCAAGTTGAGAGGATCTTCATTGAGAACGAGTTTACCATGATCATTAGCTGGATATGTGATAAGATGAGGCAACCCGATATTTATTCGCTGCTCCATGATATATGAGGGATTTTAAATCATTCCACTGTGATAGCTGTTCGACATATTTTTGGAAAGTGAATAATGCTGCGGATTGGATTGTCTTCTTCGTGACCGACCATACTAAAGACCGAACTTAGCGTTAAGATGATGATTGTCCAAAAATACTGCATGATATATTATattctaattttttagattatgtcCGTACTAAACTAATACAACCAGCCGTTaatacaaataataataataataataataataataataataataataataataacacccTCATTCTTGCAGCCTTGTTATTAACCAATAACCATCCTACAGCGACCGGCTATAGCCGGTCAAACGCCATCCAACGATCCAACAGTCACGTATCATCACCCGAATACCGCCGGTCAATGTAGTCGATTTTCCATAAAGCGTGAGTGACGCTATAAAGTTCATAATCCCAACTAATCATTCCTAAAGTATAATTAGCGGTAATCAAGCATAAATTTCCTCACCGCTCTCCTCCCAATCTCTCTCGTATATATCTACTGCAAGAATTCCCCATGTTCGATGCCGAAGCCCGCACTCGAAGGCGGACGGATCGGCGAGTCCCGTGGAAACCCTAATCCCCAACCCTAGCCCTGGAAATCCACCGACGACAGCACGAACACCCCGAAGATCCCCCGCCAGTGATCGCTTCGGCTCGATCCCTTCTCCGAATCCAAGAAAAGATCCTCCTTCCTCCTTGAATATTCGCGGAGTTCTTTGTAGACCAAAGTTGGATTTCTTGGTGTCCGAAGCGCATTAGCGAAGGTCGGATCTGTAAAAGGTTTCCATTTTGGGGAGAAAGCTATCTTGGTTCTAGATTTGAGGAGATTCTGCGGGATTTGCATGGTTGCACTTGTTCTTGGGCTTGGATCGCCGATTCCAACAAGTAGAACTGGTGGGGTTGTTCCGAGCTGGCTTTGAATCGGTTCGGGATCTTGAATTCTGGTTGAAGTCGACCGGGGGATGTAGATCTTCTCTTTTTGTTAGGTTTGGATCCATGGCATTGGATGGAAAGGGCGGAATTGTAGGGTTTTGAGTCGTTGTTCTTTTTCGTCCTTTTTTGGGTGGTTCTTTTGATCATTGTACGTTGGATGAGACGGATTTTGAAGGGAGCGGGGAGATGAGGGGGAGGTCCGTGGTGCGGGAGGGACAATGACTGGAGGGTCATTGGGTCTTCGAAACTCGGGGAGTTATGGATCATTGCAATCGCAGCTGCACAACGGTGCCACATTGCCGATTCAGTCAACATCTTGCTCCGTCTCCGTCCGCAAGCCGCCGAAGATGCTCCTTCAGAGCTCGAGAGAGAAGGAGAGGTTCCTGCCATGGATCTGCAAACTCGCCGGCAGAAGGAAGATTGGGATGCTGCTTTTGCTCGTCGCTTCAGCTGCAGTCGTTCTGTCGTTCATCTCTGCTATGAGTAAAGGTCTGACCTTTCTTTCGTCTTCCACCTCTCTTTAACCAGTTTACTGTTCTGCAAGTAGATGATTGTTAGGCGGGATTTCTCTGTACGTATCTGCCAGTATAAATGTTGGCGCAAGCAGTTAATTCgtgtttttttaaaattttcgtgCAGTTCTGAGTGAAATTTTCTGCTATACCAATTTTCAAAGGTTTCATGTTATGGTTCCTGGATGTTGACGGATTATGTTTTGATTCTTATTGACTTCCTTGCTTGTTAGGTTATATATTGCTCTTTCAAGACCCCAGATTTTAAAGAACATCAATGATCATCCttcatctcttttctttcttcttcaatcctttttttttttgctttcctggtggtgggggtgggggggtggGGTGCGGCGTGGGGGGCGGATATATGTACACCAGGCGTCTAGAGTAAACACATCCATTGGAGTCAGAGAGGAGGATGTCACAAAGTTGCGTTGGGGCCAGAGCTGATGAAAATGATCATCTTCATTTATTGGTGTCTTCTGGGAGCAGTCCACGATAACTCTGTAACCACTTATTGCCCATAATTCGAAGTTGCTTGTGGTTATGGTTGCCACCCACAATGTTACTGTGAATCCTAATTTAAGGTTCCCTGGACATCAGAAGTATGGATGGAAGTTTAGGATAAAGAAATTATTAAATTGCCTGGGTTTGGCTACTTGATCCCTGTAGATTGTCAAACAAGGTTCTCTGGACATCAGAAGCATGGACAAACATTTAGGATAAAGAAATTATTAAATTGCCTGGGTTTGGCTTCTTGAGTCGGTtgtcaaaattcaaaattatctCTGGATAAGCTGCCAAGTGTGACTAGTTATATTCAAATGTCTCTGCCTATGCATTAGTCCGAAGACTCCGAACATTACTGCATCAGAGCTGAAGTGTTTAATCCTCATCTTTTCTATTTGATAAGCCATGAAATATTCTGCTGGCAGTTATCTTAGTATGTAATCTTGTCTGTTGTTGCCTGTTTCAGATGAAGATGCATCAGAAGGTCTTCAAACTAACTTGGGCTCTTCATATCATGTTCGCGGTCTTAAAAGAACTGGTGGGACAGCATTGCGTAATTTCACACCTCCATTCACTCCTGTAAAAGAGAATAATACAGAGATAACAGCAATTCCAAACCAACAGTCTGCAAGTGGTGATAGTGAAACCCAGCCTCCTGTTCCAGTACTTCCTCGGAGAACAATTTTTATACACCATCCTTGTGAAAATTTCTCCTTTTCCCCCCACCAACTGATAGGAAACGCACTGGCCCACGACGTaagtttgatttgattaaatatttgGATATCAAACTTTTAATTCATTTCTCCCTTATATAATTTTAGCATGGAACTGAGGGtttcattattttttctttttttttttttctgtagcaTGTCCTGTGTGCTATATCCCTGTAGAGCAGGCCATGACCTTTATGCCAGCTTCCCCATCAGTATCACCTGTCCTTAAGAACTTAACTTATGTTTCTGAAGAAACTTTAACAGTGAATAAGACAAATGGAGGTTCTATATTTGGAGGACATCCATCTCTGCAGCAGAGAAATGAATCTTTTGATATTAGAGAGTCGATGATTGTGCATTGTGGGTATGGTTAAGTCAAACTTGTTGCTGTTGGTAACTTTTACTTTCAATAAATGTATATAACTGCATCAATGAATTGAACATTTTTTTAGCTGATGTCAGCATCTCAGTCAACATCTTTCGTTATGGTCAGATTTGTTCGAGGAAAGAAACCAGGTCAAGGGACTGGGTTTGACAtagatgatgcagatcttcttgaGATGGAGCAATGCCGTGGCGTCGTCGTTGCCTCTGCTATTTTTGGTATCTGCACTGTAGTACCTGTTACTGCTCGTTTCTTTTTTCCTTTAGTTTTTTCACCTCTGACTTTTGTTCATCCAACTAAATGGAATCTCACTTCTACATGGTTGACCAGGAAATTATGATGTAATGCAACAACCAAGAAACATTAGTGAATATGCAAAGAGAAATGCATGCTTTTATATGTTTGTGGACAAGGAAACAGAATACTACATAAAGAACACCACTAACCTGGACAGCATTCAGAGAGTTGGGTTATGGAGAGTGGTGGTAGTTCGAAACCTTCCTTATGTCGATGCAAGGCGTAATGGAAAGGTGCCCTTTACTCTATATTTTTTGCTTTTTAGATTTTAAACTATAAGTTGCAGTGATCATCAGCCTACTTTTGGCACAGTTTAATGGTTCCCTAGAATTTGGGTGAAAAAGTTTGCTCATTTATTGGTTGAAATTAATTGTATAATACTAGATTTCATTTTTCAGTATTTTGAAAATGATTTTCTGTAGTCTTATACATGATTAGGGTTAAGTTGATATTTTCTGTTCTGAGAGTTTTATATATCATATGTTAGTAATATAATGAGAGCAAAAATGAGAGAAACGAAGTTGTAAAAGGTTCATGAGCCCTGGAAACTGAGAAACAAATATATAGGCATTCTGAAGGGCCTAAATCTTAATCACAGGTAGTAAAAACACTATATGGTAGAGGGCCTCATTTTCAAAGATACCATTAATGCACAATGTTTATTTCTTTCAAGCACATCTTTACTGATGTTTAAATATGTTTGAGAGAAACAGGCAACTCTTTCAGGTAGCCTACTAATGGTGTGCCTTGTCTATCAAAAGATTCTTCTGTAATGAGTTGGTCATCATCAAAAGTCCTGTATTGAAGTCATTTGGTAAGAGTTGGTCTGGTCCTTGTGACTGTAAAAGATGCGAAATGAATCTGTATTTTTGGCCTATGTTGTGTCAAAGAAATTTAAAGTTAAAACTTGTGCAAGAAGATTATTTTTCTGGTAATATTTTTTGATGTGGGGATTGATTGGCTGAAAGGACTGAACAAAAATAAGGAAGAATCGTTGAAGAGAGACTTGGGGCCATTGGAAGAAACCTTAATGCCTCACCAATGATAACATTGTGGAGGCCATGAATTTGTAAGTTTGTCACCATGAAAACTTGTACATGCTATCTAAGCGAGATAGAGGAGATTGTGAGGAGGCTAAAGACCTATTATGGCTTAGCTAGTTGTTGGATTTTTTCTTCACCATTTTATTTTGGCTCATTAAGAATTTTCTGCCCTATAAATACAACTCCTGAGGTGATATGGCCACAGAATTATGGTTTTGCTGATGGGTCATGAAAGGTAAGATCTGTCCATGATTTCATGCACGTTTGATGATTGCTGTTATGTTCCTCTTATATGTTATGGCAATAGAATATTTGGGCATTGTTAAGGTGAAGGAAAAGCAAATGGCATGGTACTGAAGATGGCTATAAGCCCCCCTCCCCccaacgctctctctctctctctctctaaaaaaagaaaGGCTGTAATTCTATCCTAATGGTTTTGATTATCGCCAACAACCTTGGTTAATTATCTTAAGCCAACGGAAGATTCAAGCACTATCCTAGGTAGTCTGGAATATTAATAAGATATGGACATCATGTCATTAATTTCTTTTACCTTCAGTCACATTAAGATTCAGACACTTCAAAGTTCAAATTGATTGTAAATCTTTTTGGTTTGTAACATTGTTCATCTTATCTTTTTGACTTGTTAGGATCGAATTATATGTTATTGATGTATGATTATACTTCCTCATCAAGATATCATACAAGAGATTTCTACGCTGGCCAGTCCTTTGATTCGAACTTTTTTGCAAATCCCATTATTTGTTATCATCTTAATAAAGAGGCACAGGTGTTGGTGGTAAACATTCTTTTGGTTTTAGATCACTCTACACTATAAATTAGTGGATGACTGGTTCAGAGAGTAACCTCACTAATTGTGACAAAAATCATAAACATTTGAGCTAGGCTTCATGTGCCACCTGGTATTACTATGTTGTGCAACACGTCATGCTGCAAGGTGGCTAAAATGATATCCAGGGTTCTTGTTGAGTTGGTGGATGTCAGTCCTTCTCATGTCATAAAATGTTGTTGTGGTTCATATGAAATGGGATGGTACCGTTCTGGACTGAACTTTTATAATGCCCAACTCTATGAACTACATCTCGCTCCTGCTTTGTTGAAGGTTCCATTTCGCATCTTTGCTTAAACTCCCACATAGTCATTTTGAAAACTAAGAAGGCTTCACATGTGCAGTGGCAAAAAATAATAGTACAAAATCAAGTTCCAAGATTCTGAGAGGTGAACATGGGTTTCTGCTTGGCTTTTTCCCATAAATTCAATGAAATACAGTGAAGAAACATATTTTTAAGGATTTATCTGTATGTGAgtaaaatttggattgaaataatttggTGCCACAAATAAGTTTTCCCTCTAATAACTTAATAGATATGAAATTGCTTTAATGCTCTTGTCCCTGCTTTGTCATTTTATGGATTATTGATATCCCTTAAACACATTGCATTTTCATGTAACCTATGATTATTGTTTTTCTACAAACAATTAAATGAAAATGTCAGATAGTTTATAAACTTAGTTATCGTATATAGTGTATCTAGTTTGAGTTAACAATACGCATTTGTATTTGAATTCTGAAAAGACATCTTGTTTACACTAGgaagtaattaaaaaataaagttgaTGCACTGTATTTTTCTCAACAATGTGCTCCAAATGGTATCATCTTATAGTATATGTACCATGCTGACCTGGGACTGGTGCATGCATGTTTCTTGATAATATAATGCTTTTGGTTGAGAATTGTTTGGCTTGGTCTAATTGAATGAAGGACAAGCCGATTTTAGACCAAATATAGTCAATATACTGTCAATAGACCAGAAAAGCTAAACCTTTTCAAGAAAGAAAAACTCTATGAGATAGTAATAAAGCTGAGAATGTTGCATAGTTTACTACATATGATGATGGTGATGCACACAAGATGAGGTTGGAAGAGAAGAGAACTAGTGGATAAATTTTGGGTGGACCAATGTTAAAGCTAGGACAGAGAGTAAGCATGCTAATCAAAACTCTGGTT
Coding sequences within it:
- the LOC105047426 gene encoding LOW QUALITY PROTEIN: probable hexosyltransferase MUCI70 (The sequence of the model RefSeq protein was modified relative to this genomic sequence to represent the inferred CDS: deleted 2 bases in 1 codon) produces the protein MTGGSLGLRNSGSYGSLQSQLHNGATLPIQSTSCSVSVRKPPKMLLQSSREKERFLPWICKLAGRRKIGMLLLLVASAAVVLSFISAMSKDEDASEGLQTNLGSSYHVRGLKRTGGTALRNFTPPFTPVKENNTEITAIPNQQSASGDSETQPPVPVLPRRTIFIHHPCENFSFPPPTDRKRTGPRPCPVCYIPVEQAMTFMPASPSVSPVLKNLTYVSEETLTVNKTNGGSIFGGHPSLQQRNESFDIRESMIVHCGFVRGKKPGQGTGFDIDDADLLEMEQCRGVVVASAIFGNYDVMQQPRNISEYAKRNACFYMFVDKETEYYIKNTTNLDSIQRVGLWRVVVVRNLPYVDARRNGKVPKLLLHRLFPNARFSLWIDGKLELVVDPYQILERFLWRKNATFAISRHYRRFDVFEEAEANKAAGKYDNASIDFQVEFYMREGLMHYSPAKLPITSDVPEGCVIIREHIPITNLFTCLWFNEVDRFTSRDQLSFSTVRDKIMSKVNWGINMFMDCERRNFVVQAYHRDLLEQRLASLSRQPALVVIHESPGNSIPRNVLAGLAKIPPSRKLPMRRGRDRRSGSRRHRLRGATVRENNLI